One Borreliella chilensis DNA window includes the following coding sequences:
- a CDS encoding membrane protein yields MGKLLLLILFESIVFLSCSGKGSLDNGVSRVSLIIDGTFDDKSFNESAFNGAKKVKEEFNIDLVLKESSTNSYLSDLEGLKDAGSNLIWLIGYKFSDVAKAVSLQNPEMKYAIIDPVSFNEPIPANLVGMTFRAQEGAFLTGYIAAKISKTGKIGFLGGMEGEIVGAFRYGYEAGAKYANKDIKVSIQYIGSFFDIEAGRSIATKMYSDGMDIIHHAAGLGGIGAIEVAKELGSGHYIIGVDEDQSYLAPDNIITSTTKDVGRSLNIFTSNYLKTNTFEGGKLINYGLKEGVVGFVRNPKMISFELEKEIESLSSKIINEEFIVPYNKESYEKFLKEFV; encoded by the coding sequence ATGGGTAAATTATTGTTGTTGATTTTGTTTGAAAGTATCGTTTTTTTATCATGTAGTGGCAAAGGTAGCCTTGATAATGGAGTTTCTAGGGTATCTTTAATCATTGATGGTACTTTTGATGATAAATCTTTTAATGAGAGTGCTTTTAATGGTGCAAAAAAAGTTAAAGAGGAGTTTAATATCGATCTTGTTTTAAAAGAGTCTTCAACAAATTCTTATTTATCTGATCTTGAAGGTCTCAAGGATGCAGGTTCAAATTTAATTTGGCTTATTGGATATAAATTTAGTGATGTGGCCAAGGCTGTTTCTTTGCAAAATCCCGAGATGAAATATGCAATTATTGATCCTGTTTCTTTTAATGAACCTATTCCTGCAAATTTAGTGGGTATGACTTTTAGAGCTCAAGAGGGTGCGTTTTTGACAGGTTATATTGCTGCAAAGATTTCTAAGACAGGTAAAATTGGGTTTTTAGGGGGAATGGAAGGCGAAATAGTAGGAGCCTTTAGGTATGGGTATGAAGCTGGTGCTAAGTATGCCAATAAGGATATAAAGGTATCTATTCAGTATATTGGTAGTTTTTTTGACATTGAAGCTGGAAGAAGTATTGCTACTAAAATGTATTCTGATGGAATGGATATTATTCATCATGCAGCAGGTCTTGGGGGAATTGGGGCTATTGAAGTTGCAAAAGAACTTGGTTCTGGACATTACATTATTGGAGTTGATGAGGACCAATCATATCTTGCTCCCGATAATATTATTACATCTACAACCAAAGATGTTGGCAGATCTTTAAATATTTTTACATCTAACTACTTAAAAACTAATACTTTTGAAGGTGGAAAATTAATAAATTATGGCCTTAAAGAAGGAGTTGTAGGATTTGTAAGAAATCCCAAGATGATTTCCTTTGAGCTTGAAAAAGAAATTGAGAGTCTTTCTAGCAAAATAATCAATGAAGAATTTATTGTTCCATATAATAAAGAAAGTTATGAAAAATTTCTTAAAGAATTTGTTTAA
- a CDS encoding membrane protein, whose product MFKNFIFIASSLLILACFKSNSKSINSNKAVVGVLANGSFYDKGYNQSALDGVINLRDDFGVKLITKSLRPYPIEGKRLLTVNEAMVEDAYEVQKSPLNLFWLVGYQFSDLSVKLSYERPDICYGIIDAFDYGDIQVPKNSLAIKFRNEEAAFLAGYIAAKMNRREKIGFLTGPISESLNDFKFGFKAGIFYANPKLRLVSKKAPSYFDKEKGKAMARFMYKEDKVGVIFPIAGITGLGVYDAAKELGSKYYIIGLNQDQSYIAPQNVITSILKDIGKVIYSVSADYIKNGVFKGGVVIDRGLKEGVIEIVKDPDVLNSRLVDEVIDLENKIINGEIIVPDSEYAFDLFKSKL is encoded by the coding sequence TTGTTTAAAAATTTTATTTTTATTGCTTCATCGTTATTGATATTGGCTTGCTTTAAATCTAATAGTAAGTCTATTAACTCTAATAAAGCTGTTGTAGGTGTTTTGGCTAATGGTAGTTTTTACGATAAAGGCTATAATCAAAGTGCTCTTGATGGTGTTATAAATCTTAGAGATGATTTTGGAGTAAAGCTTATAACTAAATCTTTAAGGCCTTACCCTATTGAAGGAAAAAGACTTCTTACTGTCAATGAGGCAATGGTAGAGGATGCTTATGAGGTTCAAAAGAGTCCTTTAAATCTTTTTTGGTTGGTTGGATATCAATTCTCCGATTTATCGGTTAAGCTTTCATATGAGCGTCCAGATATTTGCTATGGGATTATAGATGCTTTTGATTATGGGGATATTCAAGTTCCCAAGAATTCTTTGGCTATTAAGTTTAGAAATGAAGAGGCCGCATTTTTAGCTGGCTATATTGCTGCCAAGATGAATAGAAGGGAAAAGATTGGATTTTTAACAGGCCCTATAAGTGAATCTTTAAATGATTTTAAGTTTGGTTTTAAGGCTGGAATTTTTTATGCCAACCCCAAATTAAGATTAGTTTCAAAAAAAGCACCTTCTTATTTTGATAAAGAGAAAGGTAAAGCAATGGCTAGGTTTATGTATAAAGAGGATAAAGTAGGTGTTATTTTTCCAATAGCTGGTATAACTGGTCTTGGAGTTTATGATGCGGCTAAAGAACTTGGATCTAAATATTATATTATTGGTTTAAATCAAGACCAATCATATATTGCGCCTCAAAATGTTATTACTTCAATACTTAAAGATATTGGCAAGGTTATTTATTCTGTTTCGGCAGATTATATTAAAAATGGTGTTTTTAAAGGCGGAGTTGTTATTGATCGAGGTTTAAAAGAAGGGGTAATAGAAATTGTTAAGGATCCTGATGTTTTAAATAGTAGGTTGGTTGACGAAGTTATTGATCTAGAAAATAAAATAATAAATGGAGAGATTATTGTTCCTGATAGTGAATATGCATTTGATTTATTTAAATCAAAGTTATAA
- a CDS encoding membrane protein translates to MLKKVYCFLIFLFIVACSGSNDSKSASKTVSLIVDGAFDDKGFNESSSKALRKLKRDFNINIIEKSSTGNSHLGDIVNLEDGNSSLIWGVGFRLSDVILQRADENFSVNYAIIEGVYNEIKIPKNLLNINFRSEEVAFLAGYFAAKASKTGKIGFIGGVRGKVLESFMYGYEAGAKYADSNIEVISQYVGTFGDFGLGRSTASNMYRDGVDIIFAAAGLSGIGVIEAAKELGPDHYIVGVDQDQSYLAPNNVLVSAVKKVDSLIYDLTKKYLEVGAWNGGDTILLGLKEDGLGLILNENLKSNYSEVYNKSLKIGKSIIDGVIRVPYDKVSYDNFVSQIEN, encoded by the coding sequence GTGTTAAAAAAAGTTTATTGCTTTTTAATTTTTTTATTTATTGTGGCCTGTTCTGGTTCTAATGATAGTAAGTCAGCGTCAAAAACTGTTTCTCTTATAGTTGATGGTGCTTTTGATGATAAAGGATTTAATGAAAGTTCTTCTAAGGCATTAAGAAAATTAAAAAGAGATTTTAATATAAATATAATTGAAAAATCATCTACAGGTAATTCTCATTTGGGAGATATTGTAAACTTAGAGGATGGTAACTCAAGCTTGATTTGGGGAGTTGGATTTAGATTGTCTGATGTTATTTTGCAAAGAGCTGACGAGAATTTTTCTGTTAATTATGCAATCATAGAAGGGGTTTATAATGAAATTAAAATACCCAAAAATCTTCTTAATATTAATTTTAGATCTGAAGAGGTGGCTTTTTTGGCAGGATATTTTGCGGCAAAAGCTTCTAAAACCGGCAAGATTGGATTTATTGGGGGAGTAAGGGGAAAAGTTTTAGAATCTTTCATGTATGGGTACGAAGCTGGTGCTAAGTATGCAGATTCTAATATTGAAGTGATCTCTCAATATGTTGGCACATTTGGCGATTTTGGACTTGGTCGATCAACGGCATCTAATATGTATCGAGATGGAGTTGATATTATATTTGCTGCTGCAGGGCTTTCTGGTATAGGGGTAATTGAGGCAGCAAAGGAATTAGGACCCGATCATTATATTGTTGGAGTTGATCAGGATCAATCATATCTGGCTCCTAATAATGTGCTTGTTTCTGCTGTAAAAAAGGTTGATTCATTGATTTATGATTTAACAAAAAAGTATTTAGAAGTTGGAGCTTGGAATGGGGGAGATACCATCTTGCTTGGACTTAAAGAAGATGGACTTGGTTTGATTTTAAATGAGAATTTAAAATCAAATTATTCTGAGGTGTATAATAAATCATTGAAAATTGGAAAAAGTATAATCGATGGTGTAATTAGAGTTCCTTATGATAAGGTATCTTATGACAACTTTGTTTCGCAAATAGAAAATTAA
- a CDS encoding 30S ribosomal protein S7, which produces MSRKNKKIKKKIFIDTRYNSRIVAKFANRMMYDGKKSISESILYSSIDLLSEKLEDSDKMAVFYKALDNIKPLVEVRSRRVGGATYQVPVEVREERREALAMKWIIFAARKSSGKSMKEKLSNELLNAYNSTGAAFKKKEDTHRMAEANKAFTHYRW; this is translated from the coding sequence ATGTCAAGAAAGAATAAAAAAATCAAAAAGAAAATTTTTATTGATACCAGGTATAATTCTAGGATTGTTGCAAAGTTTGCAAACAGAATGATGTATGATGGAAAAAAATCAATAAGCGAGAGTATACTTTATAGTTCTATTGACTTGCTTTCTGAGAAGCTTGAAGATAGCGACAAGATGGCTGTTTTTTATAAAGCTTTAGATAATATTAAGCCATTGGTAGAGGTAAGAAGTAGGCGGGTAGGGGGTGCCACATACCAAGTTCCTGTTGAAGTTAGAGAAGAAAGAAGAGAAGCTTTGGCTATGAAGTGGATTATTTTTGCTGCTAGGAAATCTAGTGGCAAGTCTATGAAAGAAAAGTTGTCAAACGAGCTTTTAAATGCATATAATTCTACTGGGGCTGCTTTTAAGAAGAAAGAAGACACTCATAGAATGGCTGAAGCAAATAAAGCTTTTACTCATTATAGATGGTAA
- a CDS encoding 30S ribosomal protein S12, translating to MPTINQLIRKPRKSQTEKTASPALQNCPQRRGICTRVMTVTPKKPNSALRKVARVRLSNGFEVTAYIPGIGHNLQEHSVVLIRGGRVKDLPGVRYHIIRGAKDTLGVNNRKKGRSKYGTKKPKA from the coding sequence ATGCCTACAATTAATCAGTTAATTAGAAAGCCTAGAAAAAGTCAAACGGAGAAGACCGCATCTCCTGCGCTTCAAAATTGTCCTCAAAGAAGAGGAATTTGCACACGTGTAATGACTGTAACTCCTAAAAAGCCTAATTCAGCTTTAAGAAAAGTAGCTCGTGTTAGACTTTCAAATGGATTTGAAGTAACAGCATATATTCCAGGAATTGGTCATAATTTGCAAGAACATTCTGTAGTTTTGATTAGAGGGGGTCGGGTTAAAGACTTGCCTGGGGTGAGATACCATATTATTAGAGGAGCTAAAGATACTCTTGGTGTTAACAATAGGAAAAAGGGTAGATCTAAGTATGGAACAAAAAAGCCTAAAGCTTAA
- a CDS encoding DNA-directed RNA polymerase subunit beta', with the protein MKEIKDFERIKIKIASPDQIRNWSYGEVKKSETINYRTLRPEKDGLFCERIFGTTKEWECYCGKFKSVRYKGIICDRCNVEVTHFKVRRERMGHIELAAPVAHIWYYKYIPSRIGLLLDITASSLNSILYYEKYVVIEPGDTDLKKMQLLSEDEYIEARERYGMSFNASMGAEAIKTLLENLDLDELSSKLRVQMIDKDDKTDKKLLRRLEIIENFKISGNKPEWMIMDVLPVIPPEIRPMVQLDGGRFATSDLNDLYRRVINRNNRLRKLLLLNAPEIIVRNEKRMLQESVDSLFDNSHKRKVVKGSSSRPLKSLSDALKGKQGRFRQNLLGKRVDYSGRSVIVVGPELKLHQCGLPAKMALELFKPFVVRRLIESEAVFNIKRAKNLIEQEVDEVWQILDLVIKEHPILLNRAPTLHRLGIQAFEPVLVEGKAIKLHPLVCHAYNADFDGDQMAVHVPLTPAAQAESWALMLSTNNLLNPANGHPIVFPSQDIVLGLYYLTMEKKNVVGEGKKFLNFNNVILAVNNRSLDYNASIYVKIDGEYKKTTAGRVIFNEALPNGIEFVNKTLSDLELQILISKVYVVHGSSTVIEMLDIVKELGFRYATRFGCTISMSDIIVPNEKRAYVERANKEIAKIQNDYAKGVITGEERYNNVVSVWLKTNEELTNKMMEILKKDRDGFNVIYMMADSGARGSRNQIRQLAGMRGLMAKTSGDIIELPIISNFKEGLSVIEFFISTNGARKGLADTALKTADAGYLTRRLVDIAQDVVVRTEDCGTINGIKVETVKNGEEILESLKEKAVGSYSIERIKNPITGEIVLDVNEEISETKIELLEKIGIEKLVIRSVLTCEAEHGVCQKCYGRDFSKNKPVNIGEAVGIIAAQSIGQPGTQLTMRTFHIGGVAQAGSEDDKISLKNAFILNGIEGFNVKVDNGILFTRKGTLKIINVFYDEKIKNIKEIKVLDSQRVIKGIPLFVNKNGVEIFSSYIGYVKLRDDNFFIVSEEQEVVLKAGTKLEIGVGDYVESGKVIGTFDPFAEPIIAEVKGKIKFKDIILGTTLKEEINTETGNVEKRITDNVFESLDPRIFIVDSSGMEVASYVLPGDAYLQVEDGQNINIGDVVAKLSKGSEKTQDITGGLPRVNDLFETRIPKNLTEMAKVSGIVQFKSIQKGKRLINILDEYGVEHKHYIPAGKHLLVRDGDVVRAGDMLCDGRINPHDVLEILGGISLQEFLLAEIQDVYRKQGVSINDKHIGVIIKQMMKKVKIVAVGDTNFVYGQKVDKHAFYEQNRKVIEQGGEPAIASPILIGVTKTSLNIDSFISAASFQETTKVLTDASIAGKIDDLRGLKENVVIGHLIPTGTGMGLYKKIKVRENVDSEV; encoded by the coding sequence ATGAAAGAGATAAAAGATTTTGAAAGAATAAAAATTAAAATAGCATCTCCTGATCAAATTAGAAATTGGTCTTATGGAGAGGTTAAAAAGTCTGAGACTATTAATTATAGAACTTTGAGACCCGAAAAGGATGGACTTTTTTGTGAGAGGATTTTTGGTACTACAAAGGAATGGGAATGTTATTGTGGAAAATTTAAATCAGTTAGATATAAGGGTATTATTTGCGATCGTTGTAATGTAGAGGTTACTCATTTTAAGGTGAGACGCGAGAGAATGGGGCATATTGAGTTAGCAGCTCCAGTTGCTCATATTTGGTATTACAAGTATATACCCTCTAGAATTGGGCTTTTGCTTGATATTACGGCGTCTAGTTTGAATTCTATTCTTTATTATGAAAAATATGTGGTAATTGAACCAGGTGATACCGATCTTAAAAAAATGCAACTTTTAAGTGAGGATGAGTACATAGAGGCTAGAGAGCGATATGGAATGTCTTTTAATGCTTCTATGGGAGCTGAAGCTATTAAAACTCTTCTTGAAAATCTTGATCTTGATGAGCTTTCTTCTAAACTTAGGGTTCAAATGATAGATAAAGATGACAAAACTGATAAGAAACTGTTAAGACGTCTTGAAATTATTGAAAATTTTAAAATTTCTGGGAATAAGCCAGAATGGATGATTATGGACGTTCTTCCTGTTATACCTCCAGAAATTAGGCCAATGGTGCAGCTTGATGGAGGCCGTTTTGCAACATCTGATCTTAATGATCTTTATAGAAGAGTTATAAATAGGAATAATCGTTTAAGAAAGTTGCTTCTTCTGAATGCACCAGAGATTATTGTAAGAAATGAAAAAAGAATGCTTCAAGAATCGGTAGACTCTCTTTTTGATAATTCTCATAAAAGAAAGGTTGTTAAAGGTTCGTCTAGCAGACCCCTTAAGTCTCTTTCTGATGCATTAAAGGGTAAACAGGGAAGATTTAGACAAAATCTTCTTGGTAAAAGAGTAGATTATTCTGGTCGTTCTGTTATTGTTGTTGGGCCTGAATTAAAACTGCATCAATGTGGGTTGCCTGCAAAGATGGCTCTTGAGCTGTTTAAGCCTTTTGTAGTAAGAAGGTTAATTGAGAGTGAAGCAGTTTTTAATATCAAAAGAGCAAAAAATTTAATTGAACAAGAAGTTGATGAAGTATGGCAAATTTTAGATCTTGTTATTAAAGAGCACCCCATTCTTTTAAATAGGGCGCCTACTCTTCATAGGCTTGGAATTCAAGCCTTTGAGCCGGTTTTAGTTGAGGGTAAGGCAATAAAATTGCATCCTCTTGTTTGTCATGCCTATAATGCTGATTTTGATGGTGACCAGATGGCAGTGCATGTGCCCCTTACTCCAGCAGCACAAGCTGAAAGTTGGGCTTTAATGCTTTCAACGAATAATCTTTTAAATCCTGCTAATGGGCATCCTATTGTTTTCCCATCTCAAGATATTGTTTTGGGTTTATATTATTTAACAATGGAAAAAAAGAATGTTGTTGGAGAAGGTAAAAAGTTTTTAAACTTTAATAATGTTATTCTTGCTGTAAATAATAGGAGTTTAGATTACAATGCTTCTATTTATGTTAAAATCGATGGTGAATACAAAAAGACCACAGCTGGTAGGGTAATATTTAATGAGGCTTTGCCTAATGGGATTGAATTTGTAAATAAAACTCTTAGTGATTTGGAGTTGCAAATTTTGATATCAAAAGTTTATGTGGTTCATGGTTCTTCCACTGTAATTGAAATGCTTGATATTGTCAAGGAACTAGGTTTTAGGTATGCTACTAGGTTTGGGTGCACAATTAGTATGAGTGATATTATTGTTCCTAATGAAAAGAGGGCTTATGTGGAAAGAGCTAATAAAGAGATTGCTAAAATTCAAAATGATTATGCTAAGGGTGTTATTACTGGTGAAGAGCGTTATAACAATGTAGTTTCTGTTTGGTTAAAGACAAATGAAGAGCTTACTAATAAGATGATGGAAATTTTAAAAAAAGACAGAGATGGATTTAATGTTATTTATATGATGGCAGATTCTGGTGCTAGGGGCAGTAGAAATCAAATAAGGCAACTTGCTGGTATGAGAGGATTGATGGCAAAAACTTCTGGAGATATTATTGAGCTTCCAATTATTTCCAACTTTAAAGAAGGTCTTTCTGTGATAGAGTTTTTTATATCTACAAATGGAGCAAGAAAAGGTTTAGCAGATACTGCTCTTAAGACAGCTGATGCTGGATATTTAACTCGAAGATTAGTAGATATTGCCCAAGATGTTGTTGTTAGAACAGAAGATTGTGGGACTATAAATGGAATAAAAGTTGAAACTGTAAAAAATGGTGAGGAAATATTAGAATCTTTGAAAGAAAAAGCTGTTGGGAGTTATTCTATTGAAAGAATAAAAAATCCAATTACCGGTGAGATTGTTTTAGACGTAAATGAAGAAATCTCAGAAACTAAAATAGAATTATTAGAAAAAATTGGTATTGAAAAACTTGTTATTAGATCTGTTTTAACATGTGAAGCTGAACACGGTGTTTGTCAAAAATGTTATGGGAGAGACTTTTCAAAAAACAAGCCTGTTAACATTGGTGAGGCTGTAGGAATAATTGCTGCTCAGTCCATAGGGCAACCAGGAACTCAATTGACCATGAGAACTTTTCATATTGGTGGTGTTGCTCAGGCTGGCAGTGAGGATGATAAAATATCTTTAAAGAATGCCTTTATATTGAATGGAATAGAGGGTTTTAATGTTAAGGTTGATAATGGAATTCTTTTTACAAGGAAAGGAACTTTAAAAATAATTAATGTTTTTTATGATGAAAAAATCAAGAACATAAAAGAAATTAAAGTTTTAGATTCTCAAAGGGTGATCAAAGGAATTCCTTTGTTTGTTAATAAAAATGGTGTGGAGATTTTCTCTTCTTATATTGGTTATGTTAAATTAAGAGACGATAATTTTTTCATAGTATCAGAAGAACAAGAAGTTGTCTTGAAAGCTGGTACAAAGCTCGAAATTGGGGTTGGCGATTATGTTGAATCGGGGAAAGTTATCGGCACATTTGATCCATTTGCAGAACCTATTATTGCAGAGGTTAAGGGAAAAATTAAATTTAAGGATATTATTTTAGGAACTACTCTTAAAGAAGAAATAAATACTGAAACAGGTAATGTTGAGAAAAGAATTACAGACAATGTTTTTGAATCTCTTGATCCGAGAATTTTTATCGTTGATAGTAGTGGTATGGAGGTTGCATCTTATGTATTGCCAGGGGATGCTTATCTTCAAGTTGAAGATGGTCAAAATATTAATATAGGGGATGTTGTTGCTAAACTTTCCAAGGGTTCTGAAAAAACACAAGACATTACAGGAGGATTGCCTCGTGTTAATGATCTTTTTGAAACGAGAATACCTAAAAATTTGACTGAAATGGCTAAAGTAAGTGGCATTGTTCAATTTAAATCAATTCAAAAAGGTAAAAGACTTATTAATATTTTAGATGAGTATGGAGTTGAGCATAAGCATTATATTCCAGCTGGCAAACATCTTTTGGTTAGAGATGGAGATGTTGTTAGAGCAGGAGATATGCTTTGTGATGGTAGGATTAATCCTCATGATGTGCTTGAAATTTTAGGTGGGATTAGTTTGCAAGAGTTTCTTTTGGCAGAAATTCAGGATGTTTATCGTAAACAAGGTGTTAGTATTAATGACAAACATATTGGTGTAATAATCAAACAAATGATGAAAAAGGTTAAGATTGTGGCAGTTGGTGATACTAATTTTGTTTATGGGCAAAAGGTAGATAAGCATGCTTTTTATGAGCAAAATAGAAAAGTAATTGAACAAGGCGGTGAGCCAGCAATAGCAAGTCCTATTCTTATAGGAGTTACTAAGACATCTCTTAATATAGATTCTTTTATTTCTGCAGCTTCTTTCCAGGAGACAACAAAAGTACTAACAGATGCTTCTATTGCTGGGAAAATAGATGATCTTAGAGGATTGAAAGAAAATGTTGTAATTGGTCATTTAATTCCTACTGGAACTGGTATGGGTCTTTATAAAAAAATTAAAGTTAGGGAAAATGTCGATTCTGAAGTTTAA